A segment of the uncultured Desulfobulbus sp. genome:
GAATCATTTGTTTGGGGAAAGACCACGGTTTATCTTTGATGGTATCCCGTAGGTATCCCGATGCACCCGGGAAGGCCTTGAACTGCAAGGGTGGCAGCGGGGTCAACTCCCGGCGCTGAATTTGGTTTAAGGCACTATACAAATTTTCAGCAATACTATGCTCCCCTTATAAGAGGCATGAACCTTGATAAAAATTACATTGTAATTATCATGTAATCATGAAAATGCTTCGTTTTGAATGGGACCAGGCCAAGGCGAAAAGTAATCTTAAGAAACATAAGGTCAGCTTTGAGGAAGCAAAAACCGTTTTTCTTGACGAAAATGCGCGGTTAATCCCTGATCCTGAACATTCTGACCAGGAGGACCGTTTTATCCTCATGGGACTGAGTACCGAATTAAAAATGCTGATTGTGTGCCATTGTTACCGGGAATCCGAGGAAGTAATCAGGATCATTTCGGCGAGGAAGGCCACTAAGCGGGAAATGTCTTTTTATTGAGAGGTACCGATATGCTGGAAGAATACGATTTTTCAAAATCCAAAAAAAATCCATACGCAGCCAAGCTTAAAAAACAAATCACAATCCGAATCGACGAAGAGTCGATCAATTATTTCAAAGAAATTTCGGATGAAGTGGGTATCCCTTACCAAAGCGTCATCAATCTTTATTTAAGGGATTGCGCGAGATCGCACAGGAAGCTGAAACTCGACTGGAAATAACTTGGTTGGGGGGGCAAGATTTCGGTTGTGGCTGGTTCACGTTGGATGCGCGATCAATGCGTTTTTTAATGCGCTTTTATCTTCGCCAGTGACCGTAAATCGAGGTATCTGATTAAGAAAAACGTGAAAGAAAGCGTACGAATCGGCCTCTCACGCCGGTATAATGGGGGAAGGCAGGCCACGCTTGTGTTGATGGTATCCCGTGTATATCCCGATATACCCGAAAAGCCTTGAGCTGCACGAAGGACGGTGGGGACAACTCCCAGGAGAAAAAAATGTGGTAAGTCTTGAGCTGGCCCATTTCATCACAGGAGGCACAATGTGAAACGACTGTTTTTGGCTCTAGTTCTGTTTATGGGATGGTCCTGGGCTTGCGGGGAGGCTCTCGCTCAGGGGGAGTTCTATGTCATTGCAGTTCCAAAAGGAGTAGGGACGGCCATATCATCCCTACCTGTGGAGATTTCCAACCCGGGTTTCTACTACTTGACGAAAGATATGACCCTCGCAGGTGGAGGAGACGCAATTACGGTCAAGACCAACCATGTGACTCTGGATCTCATGGGATTCAGCATCGTTGGCGCAATGGGCAGTGGTAACGGCATTTATATGAACGGAGTGGCCGACGTGGAGATCCGAAACGGGACGATCCGCTCATTCGATGGCGATGGTATTCATTCACAATATACGGCGAACTATCTCGGGCTGCGAGTATTGAACATAAGAGTCGTAGATAACGTTGGCTCGGGTGTGTTTCTTCGAAGCAAGGGGGCTACTGTCACGGGCAGCAGTGTGTTCAAAAACGGCCAGTATGGTATATTGACTGACGATGGAAGCGTGGTTTCTGGAAACACTGTTCACAACAACGGCAAGGACGGTATTTATGTTTTGAGCGGCAGCTTGGTAACCGGCAACACGGTCTTTGAGAACTCCCACAACGGCATCGACGGCTCGAATGCAACGACGATCACTGGTAACACGGTCTATAAGAACAGCATTTGCGGAATTAGATCAGGGCGTGGCAGCACGATAACAGGCAATACCGTTAAGGACAATAACCAGTCCGACAGCACGGACAGCCTAAGCACCGGCGGCCTTTGGGTCTTTGCCGAGTCCATTGTTAAAGGCAACACAGTAGCTGACAATAAGATCCATAACATATACGTCTATTCCTGGGGAAACGCCATTGAGGAGAACCTACTGACAGGCTCCACAGGAAATGGCCTCTATTTCCAGGAATCCGGGAACTTTTACGCCAACAATCGCGCTTCTGGGAACGTAGTCAACTACGTCAATACCACAGGGAATACTAACGGTGGCGGCAACTATTCATTCTGATCCAGCGCCCGTAATAATAGGGGGCAGAGCACGCTTTTTTTTTGATGGAGTCCCACATGTGTCCCGGTACACCCGGAAAACCTTGATTCGAAAAAGGGGCAGCGGGGTCAACTCCCGGCGACATGTTATGGAATGGAAAAAAGAGGAAGAGGAGATCAATAAAGATCGACCGATAAAAAAAATCAGTCAAAAGTTGAAGATCTAACCGATTTACTTGCATATTGCCTGAGTTCTAAACTCTGCTTACACTGTTAAATATGGGCTAAAATACCTCATGGAGCAAAAGGATAAACATCCAGCTTCCTGGGCCTTCATTATGCTACTGCTTCTTACCGGTGCCCGACGCGGTGAAATCGCCTCTGCACGTTGGTGCGATATTCACGATTCTAAAATAGTTCTTCAAACACATAAAACAGACCATACCGGAGAAGATCGAGTAATTCATTTGCCCCAACTTGCACTGGATATTTTAGCCGAATTACCTAATACCGGCACAAAAGAACGGATTATTGGTATTGATTCACCTAGAAAGCTATGGGACACCATCAGAAAAAAAGCAGGTTGCCCTGATCTAAGATTGCACGATCTCCGCCACTCTTTCGCGTCAATAGCCATCAGCTCTGGCTATAACCTCTCTCAAATCGGTGAGCTTCTTGGCCATCGCGACGCAGATAC
Coding sequences within it:
- a CDS encoding site-specific integrase; amino-acid sequence: MEQKDKHPASWAFIMLLLLTGARRGEIASARWCDIHDSKIVLQTHKTDHTGEDRVIHLPQLALDILAELPNTGTKERIIGIDSPRKLWDTIRKKAGCPDLRLHDLRHSFASIAISSGYNLSQIGELLGHRDADTTKRYAHLMDDAAAQAAESVANNITRVFTKKRTGS
- a CDS encoding BrnT family toxin; the encoded protein is MKMLRFEWDQAKAKSNLKKHKVSFEEAKTVFLDENARLIPDPEHSDQEDRFILMGLSTELKMLIVCHCYRESEEVIRIISARKATKREMSFY
- a CDS encoding BrnA antitoxin family protein codes for the protein MLEEYDFSKSKKNPYAAKLKKQITIRIDEESINYFKEISDEVGIPYQSVINLYLRDCARSHRKLKLDWK
- a CDS encoding right-handed parallel beta-helix repeat-containing protein, with the protein product MKRLFLALVLFMGWSWACGEALAQGEFYVIAVPKGVGTAISSLPVEISNPGFYYLTKDMTLAGGGDAITVKTNHVTLDLMGFSIVGAMGSGNGIYMNGVADVEIRNGTIRSFDGDGIHSQYTANYLGLRVLNIRVVDNVGSGVFLRSKGATVTGSSVFKNGQYGILTDDGSVVSGNTVHNNGKDGIYVLSGSLVTGNTVFENSHNGIDGSNATTITGNTVYKNSICGIRSGRGSTITGNTVKDNNQSDSTDSLSTGGLWVFAESIVKGNTVADNKIHNIYVYSWGNAIEENLLTGSTGNGLYFQESGNFYANNRASGNVVNYVNTTGNTNGGGNYSF